From Mytilus edulis chromosome 9, xbMytEdul2.2, whole genome shotgun sequence, the proteins below share one genomic window:
- the LOC139489580 gene encoding FAS-associated death domain protein-like, with amino-acid sequence MGDMEFNSMLIDVAKHLTADDIHRMKFMCKDIVKKRDMEKVETALDLFTELQSREKLTANNTSFLKQLLVKCEKLNAISVIEQFGNIRLNHPVGNREVPMDVSPGVQHQAFQQAQPVVPQPVHQSHNGVASRREDPIVQQQLNALRPEFNFLMKNLSREWRFYLRALGMSDSDVDIVETDYPRSLRDQIYQALVMWAKENKERATKTELIRALKDGSVERFDLASKLEKGNY; translated from the exons ATGGGAGACATGGAATTCAACTCGATGTTAATTGATGTTGCAAAACATTTGACCGCTGATGACATACATCGCATGAAATTTATGTGTaaagatattgtgaaaaaaagagACATGGAAAAAGTGGAAACTGCTTTGGATTTATTCACTGAATTACAGTCAAGAGAAAAACTGACAGCAAATAACACATCTTTCCTGAAACAACTTTTAGTCAAGTGTGAAAAACTAAATGCTATCAGTGTTATTGAACAATTTGGAAATATCAGATTAAATCATCCTGTAGGAAATAGAGAGGTTCCAATGGATGTTTCACCTGGAGTTCAACATCAGGCTTTTCAACAAGCTCAACCTGTTGTCCCACAACCTGTGCATCAATCTCATAATGGTGTTGCTAGTAGAAGAGAAg atCCTATTGTACAACAGCAACTTAATG CTCTGAGACCAGAATTTAATTTCCTAATGAAGAACCTAAGCAGAGAATGGAGATTTTATCTAAGAGCCTTAGGTATGTCTGATTCTGATGTTGATATAGTAGAGACAGATTATCCACGAAGTTTGAGAGATCAGATTTATCAAGCATTGGTCATGTGGGCAAAAGAGAACAAGGAGAGAGCAACAAAGACTGAACTCATTAGAGCTCTAAAGGATGGATCTGTGGAAAGATTTGACTTGGCATCAAAACTAGAAAAGGGAAATTACTAA